A genomic region of Trichothermofontia sichuanensis B231 contains the following coding sequences:
- the guaD gene encoding guanine deaminase, with the protein MTTNTSFPATESNAATGIRAYRAALLDFVDDPFYTDEAECVRFFADGLLVIENGRVKAIGSYESLRDRYANVAIVAYPDKLIMPGLIDTHVHYPQTEMIAAWGEQLLQWLNRYTFPTEQKFKDKTYAQSVAAFFLDELLRNGTTTALVFATVHPASVDAFFEAADRRNLCMIAGKVMMDRHAPADLLDTPASSYTESKALIEKWHKKGRLRYAVTPRFAGTSTPAQLAIAGQLLQEYPDVYLHTHLSEDVDEVAWIKALFPDCTGYLETYDQAGLVGERSIFAHGIHLTDDEFKRLSEAKSAIAFCPTSNLFLGSGLFKLERAKSTATPIKVGLGTDVGAGTSFSLLQTANEAYKVAQLQRQRLTAFQALYLATLGGATALNLQDQIGNFGIGKAADFIVVDLRATPLMAFRNAGPMPTAIAALADAVFSLIMLGDDRAIHATYILGELAYGQ; encoded by the coding sequence ATGACGACAAATACTTCATTTCCTGCCACTGAGAGCAATGCTGCAACCGGGATACGGGCCTACCGGGCAGCTTTGCTGGACTTTGTCGATGATCCTTTCTATACCGATGAAGCTGAATGTGTCCGATTTTTTGCGGATGGGTTGTTGGTCATTGAAAACGGTCGGGTGAAGGCGATCGGCTCCTATGAGTCCCTGCGCGATCGCTATGCCAACGTAGCGATCGTTGCCTATCCTGACAAGCTGATCATGCCAGGGTTAATTGATACCCATGTTCATTACCCACAAACGGAAATGATCGCGGCGTGGGGGGAACAACTACTACAGTGGCTAAATCGCTATACCTTTCCCACGGAACAAAAGTTTAAGGACAAAACCTATGCGCAATCGGTGGCAGCCTTTTTCTTAGATGAATTACTCCGCAATGGAACCACGACGGCCCTGGTCTTTGCCACTGTTCATCCAGCGTCTGTGGATGCCTTCTTTGAAGCCGCCGATCGCCGTAACCTGTGTATGATTGCGGGTAAAGTGATGATGGATCGCCATGCCCCAGCCGATTTGCTGGATACACCCGCATCATCCTATACAGAAAGTAAGGCATTAATTGAGAAATGGCATAAAAAAGGCCGGTTGCGCTATGCCGTCACCCCACGGTTTGCAGGGACCTCAACCCCGGCCCAGCTAGCGATCGCCGGTCAACTTTTACAGGAATATCCAGATGTTTATCTCCATACCCATCTTTCCGAAGATGTTGATGAGGTCGCCTGGATCAAAGCCTTATTTCCAGACTGTACTGGGTATTTAGAGACCTATGATCAGGCGGGGCTGGTGGGGGAGCGCTCAATTTTTGCCCACGGGATTCACCTGACCGATGACGAGTTCAAACGCTTATCCGAGGCGAAATCTGCGATCGCCTTCTGCCCCACGTCCAATCTCTTCCTTGGCAGTGGCCTTTTTAAGCTGGAACGCGCTAAGTCAACGGCAACGCCCATCAAGGTTGGGTTAGGAACAGACGTGGGAGCTGGTACGAGTTTTTCGCTCCTACAAACCGCCAATGAGGCGTATAAAGTAGCCCAACTGCAACGACAAAGGCTCACAGCCTTTCAGGCACTCTACCTGGCAACCTTAGGAGGAGCAACGGCCTTAAACCTCCAGGATCAGATTGGCAATTTCGGCATTGGCAAAGCGGCTGATTTCATTGTTGTGGATCTGCGGGCGACCCCCCTGATGGCTTTCCGGAATGCGGGGCCGATGCCCACGGCGATCGCGGCCTTAGCGGATGCCGTCTTTTCCCTCATCATGCTGGGTGACGATCGGGCCATCCACGCAACCTACATCCTGGGCGAACTCGCCTACGGACAATAG
- a CDS encoding adenylate kinase, whose translation MRIVMLGGPGAGKGTQAQRLSQQFQIPWLSTGDILRHEIVRQSQLGQQVQPYLEQGQLVPDELMIAFIRQRLLQPDTAQGWILDGYPRTAFQAEELDFLLDELEQRLSWAVLLEVEESILMQRSLARSRLDDEPTLIERRIQALFEQTLPMLDYYEQRGRLLRINGSLTPDQVEQQLLTRLNASL comes from the coding sequence ATGAGGATTGTCATGTTAGGGGGGCCGGGGGCTGGCAAGGGCACCCAGGCGCAACGCCTATCCCAGCAATTTCAAATCCCGTGGTTATCGACCGGCGACATCCTGCGCCACGAAATTGTGCGTCAGAGCCAGTTGGGTCAACAAGTCCAACCCTATCTGGAGCAGGGCCAACTGGTTCCGGATGAACTGATGATCGCGTTTATCCGCCAGCGGCTCTTGCAACCGGATACTGCCCAGGGTTGGATTCTGGATGGCTATCCTCGCACGGCATTCCAAGCTGAGGAGCTAGATTTCTTGCTGGACGAGTTGGAGCAACGCCTCAGTTGGGCAGTGCTGCTGGAAGTGGAAGAGAGCATTTTAATGCAACGATCGCTGGCCCGATCGCGCCTAGATGACGAGCCGACGCTGATCGAACGTCGAATTCAGGCTCTATTTGAGCAAACCTTGCCGATGTTGGACTATTACGAACAGCGGGGCCGCCTCCTCCGCATCAATGGCAGCCTGACGCCCGATCAGGTGGAACAGCAACTGCTCACCCGGCTTAATGCCAGCCTGTGA
- a CDS encoding P-loop NTPase family protein, protein MVSQLKVTAFGTDRPSVHTVSGLVQVFTSSQRNFFTNVMAQALQIAGQGTPVLVVQFLKGGIGQGYDRPVQLGQNLDWIRCDLPRCIDNAAIAPEEAEAIQDLWQHTQRVVRAGKYALVVLDELSLAIQLGLVAEDEVLALLRDRPSQVDIILTGPSVSTALLEVADQITEIRRSLCA, encoded by the coding sequence ATGGTTTCTCAGCTAAAAGTTACAGCCTTTGGCACTGATCGCCCCTCGGTGCATACCGTGTCTGGACTGGTACAGGTCTTTACCTCCAGTCAGCGGAATTTCTTTACCAATGTGATGGCTCAGGCGTTGCAGATCGCGGGCCAGGGAACCCCGGTCCTGGTCGTACAGTTCCTCAAGGGGGGGATTGGCCAAGGCTATGATCGTCCGGTACAGTTGGGGCAAAATCTTGACTGGATTCGTTGTGATTTACCTCGCTGTATTGACAATGCGGCGATCGCACCGGAGGAAGCTGAAGCGATTCAGGATCTCTGGCAACATACGCAACGGGTAGTGCGAGCGGGTAAGTATGCGCTTGTCGTCCTGGATGAGCTAAGTTTGGCGATTCAGTTGGGGTTGGTGGCCGAGGATGAGGTTTTGGCGTTATTGCGCGATCGGCCCAGCCAGGTTGATATTATTTTAACGGGGCCGAGTGTTTCAACAGCGTTGTTAGAAGTTGCGGATCAGATTACAGAAATTCGTCGCAGCCTTTGTGCCTAG
- a CDS encoding deoxycytidylate deaminase, with protein MDQLAYDRPTWDEYFLMLAKLAATRSTCLAFPVGAVIVKNKQVLATGYNGPPSGSKHCISQGFCYPGLASCDASKEMPSRAVHAEANAIAQASKYGIATNGASIYVTLEPCLSCLKLLMSAGIREVYYETPYVNKTSAQVRDLFIQEGLIHLQQIHLSPAIAQKAAHSLLKPTSLLQEKP; from the coding sequence TTGGATCAACTGGCTTACGATAGACCTACCTGGGATGAGTATTTTTTAATGTTGGCTAAACTTGCCGCTACCCGATCAACCTGTCTGGCATTTCCTGTCGGTGCTGTCATCGTCAAAAATAAACAAGTCCTCGCCACTGGCTACAATGGTCCGCCCTCTGGTTCAAAACACTGCATCTCCCAGGGGTTTTGTTATCCGGGCCTCGCCAGTTGTGATGCCAGTAAAGAGATGCCCTCTAGAGCAGTTCATGCCGAAGCTAATGCGATCGCCCAAGCCAGTAAATATGGCATTGCTACCAATGGGGCAAGTATCTATGTCACACTAGAACCATGCCTGTCCTGCCTGAAACTGTTGATGTCTGCCGGAATTCGAGAGGTTTACTACGAAACTCCCTATGTCAATAAAACTAGCGCCCAAGTTCGGGACCTGTTTATCCAGGAAGGACTGATTCACCTGCAACAAATCCATCTCTCACCCGCGATCGCACAAAAAGCTGCCCACTCCCTCCTTAAACCGACCTCCCTCCTTCAGGAAAAGCCCTGA
- the dut gene encoding dUTP diphosphatase has protein sequence MTPVLKVKRLNSHARIPAYAHEGDAGLDLFASAPVVLQPGESALVPTGISIELPPGTEAQVRPRSGLALNHQITVLNSPGTIDAGYRGEIGVILINHGRHPFEVTIGMKIAQMVIQPVLRVTVEASEALSNTTRGEKGFGSTGLR, from the coding sequence ATGACCCCTGTCTTAAAAGTTAAGCGGCTCAATTCCCATGCCCGTATCCCTGCCTACGCCCATGAGGGGGATGCCGGGCTGGATCTGTTCGCCAGCGCCCCAGTTGTGCTTCAGCCTGGGGAAAGTGCTTTGGTACCAACTGGGATTAGCATTGAACTCCCACCTGGAACCGAGGCTCAGGTGCGGCCCCGCAGTGGCCTTGCCCTTAACCACCAGATCACTGTCCTCAATTCACCAGGTACAATCGATGCCGGGTATCGCGGCGAGATCGGTGTCATCCTGATCAACCACGGTCGCCATCCCTTTGAGGTGACGATTGGCATGAAAATTGCCCAGATGGTTATTCAACCTGTACTGCGGGTTACCGTTGAGGCCAGCGAAGCCCTCAGTAATACGACCAGAGGAGAGAAAGGCTTTGGATCAACTGGCTTACGATAG
- a CDS encoding cysteate racemase codes for MHQMTEIPKPPILGILGGMGPLAGAFFLTRLTLLTTATCDQEHLHTIVWSDPTVPDRTDALLCQGPSPLPKLLQGARQLQTMGANAIVIPCNTAHLWYNDLTAAIPVPILHIVAAVVASLRSYGLLRGTIGIMGTSATLKFGLYQQFLEKAGYRCLLPTAEEMERYCMPSIRMAKANRLSESYYPAAEGATRLKRRGAIALILGCSELPLAIQAGPAQELGLPLVSSIDALAEAAIRWARYGEGE; via the coding sequence ATGCACCAAATGACTGAAATACCCAAACCGCCTATTTTAGGCATCCTGGGCGGCATGGGACCGCTGGCCGGGGCCTTCTTCTTGACCCGCTTGACCCTGCTCACGACCGCCACCTGCGACCAGGAACATTTACATACGATTGTGTGGAGCGATCCCACGGTGCCCGATCGCACCGATGCCCTCCTCTGCCAAGGTCCCTCTCCCCTGCCCAAACTGCTCCAGGGTGCCCGGCAACTGCAAACAATGGGGGCCAACGCGATCGTGATTCCCTGTAATACAGCCCATCTTTGGTATAACGACCTAACCGCAGCCATACCAGTGCCCATTTTGCATATTGTTGCAGCCGTGGTGGCCAGCCTTAGGAGTTATGGTCTCTTGCGGGGCACGATCGGGATTATGGGCACTTCGGCAACTCTAAAATTTGGGTTATATCAGCAATTTCTGGAAAAGGCGGGCTACCGCTGCCTGCTACCCACGGCGGAAGAAATGGAGCGCTATTGTATGCCCTCCATTCGCATGGCCAAGGCCAATCGCCTCAGTGAAAGCTATTATCCTGCTGCCGAAGGGGCAACTCGCCTGAAACGACGGGGCGCGATCGCGCTCATCCTCGGTTGCAGTGAACTGCCCCTGGCAATCCAAGCCGGTCCAGCCCAAGAGTTGGGATTGCCGTTAGTGAGTTCGATCGATGCGCTGGCCGAAGCAGCCATTCGTTGGGCGCGGTATGGGGAAGGGGAATAG
- a CDS encoding PAS domain S-box protein, whose product MFLYGYQVAIVVLTRPPASVPSMLHFLPLLRHFPWAPTRLQMPLRWVLIVPFVLQTVGIVGIVGYLSYRSGQQTVDRLADQLLAETAISVVKKLDSYLQTAEDLNRASLAAVRMGAVDPSNSSKLHQYLIEQHREFQEITSFVFGNPQGAFRTIHRVTPVDIATGVTKVKPSERLLEAGISDAQEPSRLHLYTLNANDRLGRYLETLMNIDVRRMPWYQAAATTRTSGWTAPLQIGTTNLLAINAYAPVQDAANNLIGVFTIHVSLAALNHFLEDLSISKNGEVFIVERNGLLVANSANHPLFKTFQDPRTLSGPRRVGDIHFQRFTIREVPDPVIQATSQTLEKKLGGFDNIKESIYLTFSSDIDRSKPANLRQRERYYLQITPYRKAGDLDWLIITVVPQSNFMALIRDNTYRTMLLSGLALVSSIAISTVMAQWLSRPLQRLSEASVQLAKGNLTLPIPTGQGVTELAVMARSFEQMAIQLQQALQQRETALRESEARYAAVFRNSPDPITITSLEDGRWLDVNDSFLRLTGYSREEVIDHTAAELGILVDQEEVAALASQLQTTGKALNQELHWRTKSGEIKVSLVSCEIIQLQGQAYVLGISKEISEIKEVQAALQASEARLRLALEVSQAMAWEWDFPTQIMTFNGQVPASTRNRLPYEEALALVHPDDRAALHQANQRAIAERGTLQMEVRVAETVPASPTNPAHWRWLQINASVLTDAQGQPTRMIGMSLNITDRKQMELALQESHDRQEAILSVMPDLMFVVDADGWVLEQITVKPDLDLYQDNPPLPRSIYDSPLPALIERKANAIQTALSTGTLVSYEQIVERNQKLQFEEVRCIPMSAERVLMMIRDITERKQTELALQESETRFRTISDTSPANIYIVVRRAEGSWYFEHMSRAIETIHELAVDQILADASLLLNRIHPEDRPGYEAAVQHSLETLERFEYEWRIINPSGRVKWLRGTSQPQQRENGDVAWYGVVLDITESKEFELALEAKTEELDRFFSVALDLLCIANTDGYFLRLNPQWEQTLGYDLRELEGAKFLDYVHPEDYEKTLAALAQLRGQQKLPTFTNRYRCRDGSYRWIEWRATPVGDLVYAAARDITVRKETETKLQAEVDFRRAIEATIVEGLAMVDLTGRQTYVNPAFCRMVGWSEAELVGAYPPFVYWPPEEIDTITQAFQVCLAGNRPPQGFELRFMRRNGERFDVLILDAPLRNADGEAIAWLASVYDITERKAAQEQLRLYQERLNSILNSIDSAIWSTTYPDCTTLYASPGAEKIYQRSVTEFETNPSLWLEVIHPDDQQACLATLPRLVTEGSFSIEKRIVRPSGEIRWVLDRGWVVYDTNQQPLRIDGITTDITDLKEAQAQIQLYKDRLDSILNSIDSAIWSTTYPDFVTLYTSPGTEIIYQRPVTDFETDPRLWLEVIHPDDQPQILALLPQLIEAGGFTAEMRILRPSGEIRWISQRCSVIYDADGQPSRIDGIAIDITDRKQAEIELQAAKEAAEAASQAKSLFLANMSHELRTPLNAILGFTQLLAHDSQLLPQHQEYIQVIHRNGEHLLSLINDLLDLSKIEADRVQVQMEPCDLGHLLANLSQTFAPQAHAKGLTLSFTLAADVPRTIITDPQKLNQILLNLLSNAIKFTSQGSIQVTIEPITLAPELGSDSPAAASTTSDPTLASSPAVCLQEGPTLSFTIKDTGVGIAPEELPLIFDVFTQAQAGRKSMQGTGLGLSISRKLAQLLGGEIRVSSVLDQGSLFQLILPCQPADMSPQADSISPLHLQPTPSQNSAIALPTADLARMPTTWLGDLYQAALYGDEEAIVALTQSLPVEVVSLADQICHLAYNYEFEQIKKAAEACLHTTHPSILDEV is encoded by the coding sequence TTGTTTCTATACGGCTATCAAGTCGCGATCGTCGTCCTAACTCGCCCGCCAGCGAGTGTTCCTTCTATGCTCCATTTCCTGCCCCTGCTCCGGCATTTTCCTTGGGCCCCCACACGGCTACAGATGCCCCTGCGTTGGGTGTTGATTGTGCCCTTTGTGCTGCAAACCGTAGGCATTGTGGGCATTGTGGGCTATCTGTCCTATCGGAGTGGCCAGCAAACGGTTGATCGTCTGGCCGATCAATTGCTTGCGGAGACGGCGATAAGCGTGGTTAAAAAACTGGATAGCTATTTACAAACGGCTGAGGATTTGAATCGTGCCAGTCTGGCCGCGGTTAGGATGGGGGCTGTTGATCCATCCAATTCGTCAAAGTTACATCAATACCTAATCGAGCAGCATCGAGAATTTCAAGAGATCACCAGTTTTGTTTTTGGCAATCCCCAGGGGGCATTTCGGACGATTCACCGGGTCACACCCGTTGATATTGCTACTGGGGTAACTAAGGTCAAACCATCAGAACGCTTGTTAGAGGCAGGCATTTCTGATGCACAAGAGCCCAGCCGACTGCATCTGTATACCCTCAATGCGAACGATCGCTTGGGGCGTTATTTGGAAACCCTGATGAACATTGATGTGCGTCGGATGCCCTGGTATCAAGCCGCCGCCACCACCCGAACCAGTGGTTGGACGGCTCCCCTCCAAATCGGGACGACGAATCTGCTGGCCATCAATGCCTATGCCCCTGTTCAGGACGCTGCTAACAACTTAATTGGAGTATTTACCATCCATGTTAGTCTAGCCGCCCTTAACCATTTCCTCGAAGACCTGAGTATTAGTAAAAATGGAGAGGTTTTTATTGTTGAACGCAATGGCCTATTAGTTGCTAATTCTGCCAATCATCCTTTATTCAAAACCTTTCAAGATCCTCGCACCCTGAGTGGCCCTAGACGCGTTGGCGATATTCATTTCCAGCGGTTTACAATCCGAGAAGTTCCGGACCCAGTCATCCAGGCAACAAGCCAAACCCTAGAAAAGAAATTGGGTGGTTTTGATAATATAAAAGAATCAATATATCTAACATTTAGTTCAGATATTGATCGTAGTAAACCTGCTAATCTACGGCAAAGAGAACGATACTATCTCCAAATTACTCCCTATCGGAAGGCGGGTGATTTGGATTGGCTAATTATTACGGTAGTCCCTCAGAGTAACTTCATGGCTCTGATTCGAGACAATACTTACCGAACAATGTTATTGAGTGGATTAGCTCTGGTTAGCTCGATCGCGATCAGTACTGTCATGGCCCAATGGTTAAGTCGTCCCCTCCAGCGACTAAGCGAGGCTTCTGTGCAGCTAGCCAAGGGTAATCTAACCTTACCCATTCCGACGGGGCAAGGGGTGACGGAACTGGCGGTGATGGCGCGATCGTTTGAGCAAATGGCGATCCAACTTCAACAGGCATTGCAACAACGGGAAACTGCCCTACGGGAATCGGAAGCGCGATATGCAGCGGTTTTCCGCAATAGTCCTGATCCGATTACGATTACGAGTCTAGAGGATGGCCGTTGGCTGGATGTCAACGATAGTTTTCTCCGGCTAACGGGCTACAGTCGTGAAGAGGTGATCGATCACACGGCAGCAGAGTTGGGTATTTTGGTTGACCAAGAGGAAGTGGCAGCCCTGGCCAGTCAACTTCAGACCACCGGTAAAGCCCTGAACCAGGAACTCCACTGGCGGACGAAATCGGGTGAAATCAAAGTTTCCCTGGTTTCGTGTGAAATCATTCAACTGCAAGGGCAAGCCTATGTGCTGGGAATTAGTAAGGAAATTAGCGAGATTAAGGAGGTACAGGCTGCCTTACAAGCGAGTGAAGCTCGATTACGGTTAGCGTTAGAAGTTTCCCAGGCGATGGCGTGGGAGTGGGATTTTCCAACCCAAATCATGACCTTTAACGGTCAGGTCCCAGCCTCTACCCGGAATAGGTTGCCGTATGAGGAGGCATTGGCGTTAGTGCATCCAGACGATCGCGCGGCACTCCACCAGGCCAACCAACGGGCGATCGCTGAGCGGGGCACGTTGCAGATGGAAGTCCGAGTGGCTGAAACGGTTCCTGCCTCGCCTACTAACCCGGCCCACTGGCGCTGGTTACAGATCAATGCCAGCGTGCTGACCGATGCCCAAGGCCAACCCACCCGCATGATTGGCATGTCCTTGAACATTACCGATCGCAAACAGATGGAACTGGCACTCCAGGAAAGTCACGATCGTCAGGAAGCGATTCTATCGGTTATGCCAGATTTAATGTTTGTGGTCGATGCCGATGGTTGGGTTCTGGAACAAATTACGGTTAAGCCCGATCTCGACCTCTATCAAGACAATCCACCCCTGCCGCGCTCTATTTATGACAGCCCGCTTCCGGCCCTGATTGAACGCAAAGCCAATGCGATCCAAACAGCCCTGAGCACCGGCACATTGGTTAGCTACGAGCAGATCGTTGAACGTAACCAAAAATTGCAGTTTGAAGAGGTACGCTGTATTCCCATGTCGGCAGAGCGGGTCTTAATGATGATCCGTGATATCACTGAGCGTAAACAGACTGAACTGGCCCTTCAGGAAAGTGAGACCCGCTTTCGCACCATTTCGGATACCTCCCCAGCCAACATTTATATCGTCGTCAGGCGGGCAGAGGGGTCCTGGTATTTTGAACACATGAGTCGGGCGATCGAAACGATTCATGAACTTGCGGTTGACCAGATCCTAGCTGATGCAAGTTTGTTACTCAATCGGATTCATCCTGAGGATCGTCCGGGCTACGAAGCGGCAGTCCAGCATAGCCTGGAAACTTTAGAGCGATTTGAGTATGAGTGGCGCATTATTAACCCCTCCGGCAGAGTCAAATGGCTGCGGGGCACGTCGCAACCCCAGCAGCGCGAAAATGGGGATGTTGCCTGGTATGGGGTTGTGTTGGATATCACGGAAAGTAAAGAGTTTGAACTGGCTTTAGAGGCCAAAACCGAAGAACTCGATCGCTTCTTCTCCGTCGCCCTCGATTTACTCTGCATCGCCAACACGGATGGCTATTTTCTACGTTTGAATCCTCAATGGGAGCAAACCCTCGGATATGACCTTCGAGAACTAGAAGGGGCCAAGTTCCTGGATTATGTGCATCCGGAGGATTATGAAAAGACGCTAGCGGCTCTAGCCCAGTTGCGCGGTCAACAGAAATTACCAACCTTTACCAACCGGTATCGCTGCCGGGATGGTTCCTATCGCTGGATTGAATGGCGGGCAACCCCTGTGGGTGATTTGGTCTATGCCGCAGCGCGAGACATTACAGTCCGGAAGGAGACGGAGACCAAACTCCAGGCTGAAGTAGACTTCCGGCGCGCTATCGAAGCGACGATCGTCGAAGGCTTGGCAATGGTGGATCTGACGGGGCGGCAAACCTATGTCAACCCGGCCTTCTGTCGGATGGTGGGTTGGAGTGAGGCCGAATTAGTTGGTGCTTACCCTCCTTTTGTCTATTGGCCCCCAGAAGAAATTGACACCATTACCCAAGCGTTTCAAGTCTGCTTGGCTGGTAATCGTCCCCCCCAGGGCTTTGAATTACGGTTTATGCGGCGCAATGGGGAACGTTTCGATGTCCTGATTTTGGATGCCCCCCTCCGTAATGCTGACGGCGAAGCGATCGCCTGGTTGGCTTCGGTCTATGACATCACGGAACGCAAGGCTGCCCAAGAGCAATTACGGCTTTATCAGGAGCGACTCAACAGTATTCTCAATTCGATCGACAGTGCCATCTGGTCCACCACCTACCCTGACTGCACCACTCTTTATGCCAGCCCTGGCGCTGAGAAAATCTATCAACGATCGGTCACAGAATTTGAAACCAATCCTAGCCTCTGGTTAGAGGTTATTCATCCGGATGATCAACAGGCCTGTTTGGCCACCCTACCCCGGCTGGTAACGGAAGGGTCCTTCAGCATTGAGAAGCGAATTGTTCGGCCCAGCGGCGAAATTCGTTGGGTCCTCGATCGCGGCTGGGTTGTCTACGATACCAACCAGCAACCCCTACGCATTGATGGGATTACGACGGATATTACCGACCTCAAAGAGGCCCAGGCCCAAATTCAACTGTATAAAGACCGACTGGATAGCATTTTGAATTCGATCGACAGTGCCATCTGGTCCACCACCTATCCCGATTTTGTCACCCTCTACACCAGCCCTGGGACCGAAATCATTTACCAACGTCCTGTTACTGACTTCGAGACCGATCCCCGCCTCTGGTTAGAGGTCATCCATCCCGACGATCAACCCCAGATCCTGGCCCTGCTGCCCCAACTGATCGAAGCAGGTGGCTTTACGGCGGAGATGCGCATCCTGCGGCCTAGCGGTGAAATACGCTGGATTTCCCAACGTTGTTCTGTCATTTATGATGCTGACGGCCAACCGAGCCGGATTGATGGCATTGCCATTGATATTACCGATCGCAAGCAAGCTGAAATTGAGTTGCAAGCAGCCAAGGAAGCTGCGGAAGCCGCTAGTCAGGCCAAAAGCCTGTTCCTGGCTAACATGAGCCACGAGTTGCGTACTCCTCTCAACGCCATCCTCGGTTTTACCCAACTCTTGGCTCACGATTCCCAACTGTTGCCTCAGCACCAGGAATACATTCAGGTGATTCATCGCAATGGTGAGCATCTCCTCAGTTTGATTAATGACCTTCTCGACCTGAGTAAGATTGAAGCCGATCGGGTACAAGTGCAGATGGAACCCTGTGACCTGGGCCATTTACTCGCTAACCTCTCCCAAACCTTTGCGCCCCAAGCCCACGCCAAGGGCCTAACGCTGAGTTTTACCCTCGCAGCGGACGTCCCCCGGACAATTATCACTGATCCCCAAAAGCTCAACCAGATCCTGCTGAATTTACTCAGTAATGCGATTAAATTTACCTCCCAAGGCAGTATTCAGGTCACGATCGAACCAATCACCCTAGCACCTGAACTGGGCAGTGACAGTCCTGCGGCAGCAAGCACCACTAGCGATCCTACGCTTGCCAGCTCCCCAGCGGTGTGCTTGCAAGAAGGCCCTACCTTAAGCTTTACAATTAAAGATACAGGTGTTGGCATTGCCCCAGAGGAATTACCACTCATTTTTGATGTCTTTACGCAAGCCCAAGCTGGGAGAAAGTCCATGCAAGGCACCGGATTAGGACTCAGCATTAGCCGCAAGCTCGCTCAGTTATTGGGGGGAGAAATCCGGGTTAGCAGTGTCCTAGATCAAGGCAGTCTGTTTCAACTGATCCTCCCCTGCCAGCCAGCGGATATGTCTCCCCAGGCGGATAGTATCTCCCCCCTGCACTTGCAACCAACGCCTAGCCAGAACTCGGCGATCGCGCTCCCAACGGCTGACTTGGCCCGGATGCCAACTACCTGGCTGGGGGACCTCTATCAGGCCGCTTTGTACGGTGACGAAGAGGCGATCGTGGCACTGACCCAGTCCCTGCCGGTTGAGGTGGTCTCCCTTGCCGATCAAATTTGTCATTTAGCCTATAACTATGAATTTGAGCAGATTAAAAAAGCGGCTGAGGCTTGCCTCCATACAACCCATCCCTCGATCTTAGATGAGGTTTAG